A section of the Centropristis striata isolate RG_2023a ecotype Rhode Island chromosome 7, C.striata_1.0, whole genome shotgun sequence genome encodes:
- the arl6ip4 gene encoding ADP-ribosylation factor-like protein 6-interacting protein 4 — protein sequence MGRSRSPDREKKHDKKKKRRRSSSSSSSSSSSSSSRSRSRSSKKTPHKSQDVKIHKKKRRRSSSSSSSSSSTSSSSSSSSPSSNDEKTKKRKSKAKKKKSKKKKAKLKKQRKKEKKKKEKLKKKEEKKKAEVVLPDPPAEKTPSYLEVWQSDEGTMELGPVMTDEQKARLSTKRPLTKEEYEARQSVIRRVVDPETGRTRLVRGEGEIIEEIVSREKHKDINKQATKGDGNAFQKKLGIKR from the exons ATGGGTCGCAGCAGGTCAcctgacagagagaaaaaacacgacaagaagaagaaacgcAGAcggtcctcttcttcttcttcgtcctCTTCTTCCTCGTCCAGCAGCAGGAGTCGAAGCAGATCGTCAAAGAAAACACCACACAAAAGTCAAG AtgtgaaaatacataaaaagaagcgtagaagaagctcctcctcttcttcatcttcttcttccacctcttcttcatcctcttcgTCTTCACCCTCGTCTAatgatgaaaagacaaaaaagaggaaaagtaaAGCCAAGAAAAAGAAGTCCAAGAAGAAAAAGGCAAAGCTGaagaaacagaggaaaaaagagaaaaaaaagaaagagaagctgaagaagaaggaggagaagaagaaagcagAGGTGGTGCTGCCCGACCCTCCAGCCGAGAAAACTCCATCTTACCTGGAGGTGTGGCAGAGTGACGAGGGGACGATGGAGCTCGGACCTG TGATGACAGATGAGCAGAAGGCCCGACTCTCCACCAAGAGGCCCCTCACCAAAGAGGAGTATGAGGCCAGACAGAGTGTGATCCGCCGGGTGGTGGACCCGGAGACGGGACGCACCAG GTTggtgagaggagaaggagagatcATTGAGGAGATAGTCAGccgagaaaaacacaaagatattaACAAG CAGGCCACCAAGGGAGACGGGAACGCCTTCCAGAAGAAACTGGGAATCAAGAGGTAG